A genomic window from Actinomycetaceae bacterium MB13-C1-2 includes:
- a CDS encoding AGE family epimerase/isomerase — MGEQSSKNVAVGCDRDCKNPFEDRGHLAWLDAEREALLDFYQPNVRLKSGGYAYLDNVGKPMEEEGAQLWLGARMLHCFSLAHLLGRPGASEIVEHGLDFYVDGDGWDSEYGGFYATVGGANPSDRKELYGQAQMLLAASSAFVAGFDRAPELFDRAVETVERYWREEEGRCVEGYDRSFTELDTYRGQNANMHLTEAYLAAYEASGNAVFLERAKRIATFIAGRAASPEEGAWRLPEHFDDQWEPALEFNRDEPRHPFRPYGSQPGHWLEWSKLILQLRGLGVDEPWMVAAATNLFNGAFQDGWMPAGGFCYTVDWDGTPVVREKYFWETAEAIGAARYLAEEINDPSYGQTYVDLWEWTDQNLVDHVNGGWFPELGEHNEPVVFTWPGKADLYHAFQATLYARLPEDKGLAAWAAEQG, encoded by the coding sequence ATGGGGGAGCAGTCGTCCAAGAATGTTGCTGTCGGTTGTGACAGGGATTGTAAGAACCCGTTTGAGGATCGGGGCCACCTCGCTTGGCTCGATGCCGAGCGGGAGGCACTCCTTGATTTCTATCAGCCGAACGTTCGTCTGAAGTCTGGCGGGTATGCGTACTTAGACAACGTGGGCAAACCGATGGAAGAAGAAGGGGCACAGCTCTGGCTCGGAGCGAGGATGCTGCACTGCTTCTCTCTCGCGCACCTGCTCGGGCGTCCAGGTGCGTCCGAGATCGTTGAGCACGGTCTCGATTTCTATGTCGACGGAGACGGGTGGGACTCTGAATACGGCGGTTTCTATGCGACAGTAGGCGGCGCAAATCCTTCAGATCGCAAGGAACTCTATGGGCAGGCACAGATGCTGCTAGCGGCATCTTCCGCTTTTGTCGCTGGATTCGACCGCGCACCGGAGCTGTTCGACAGGGCAGTGGAAACTGTTGAGCGCTATTGGCGTGAGGAGGAGGGACGCTGCGTTGAGGGCTACGATCGTTCCTTCACTGAGCTCGATACCTATCGGGGCCAAAACGCAAACATGCACCTGACAGAGGCATACTTGGCCGCGTATGAGGCTTCCGGAAATGCAGTGTTCCTGGAACGTGCCAAGAGGATCGCAACATTCATCGCTGGGCGCGCCGCTTCGCCTGAGGAGGGAGCTTGGCGCCTTCCTGAGCACTTCGACGACCAGTGGGAACCAGCGTTAGAGTTCAACCGAGACGAGCCTCGTCACCCCTTCCGGCCATACGGTTCGCAGCCGGGACACTGGCTGGAGTGGTCCAAGCTGATCCTCCAACTACGTGGGCTTGGCGTGGACGAACCATGGATGGTCGCGGCGGCAACCAACCTATTCAACGGTGCCTTTCAGGATGGCTGGATGCCCGCTGGTGGTTTCTGCTACACCGTGGATTGGGACGGGACACCGGTAGTTCGCGAAAAGTACTTCTGGGAAACGGCCGAAGCAATTGGTGCTGCGCGTTATTTGGCCGAAGAGATCAATGACCCTAGTTATGGCCAAACATACGTGGATCTCTGGGAGTGGACCGACCAGAACCTGGTTGATCACGTTAACGGAGGATGGTTTCCCGAACTGGGAGAACACAACGAGCCCGTGGTGTTTACGTGGCCTGGGAAAGCCGACCTCTACCACGCGTTTCAGGCGACGTTGTACGCGAGACTCCCGGAGGACAAGGGACTCGCAGCTTGGGCTGCCGAGCAGGGTTAG
- the ppk2 gene encoding polyphosphate kinase 2 has product MSDTNIPATTKLSNRAYEAELLHLQGELVKLQRWVKENGERIVIIFEGRDAAGKGGTIKRITEYLSPRVARVAALPAPTEREQTQWYFQRYIAHLPAAGEIVLFDRSWYNRAGVEKVMGFCTPRESMLFMRQCPIFEQMLIEDGIHLRKYWFSVSDKMQYKRFRKRLDDPLRQWKLSPMDLESITRWEEYSRAKDEMMVHTDTPTSPWFHVHSDSKKAARLNMIHHLLDSLPYEELPSPEPIIMPERPEGFGYRRPSVSVSNYVPDYAATIRKPARGTPLHDTED; this is encoded by the coding sequence ATGAGCGACACAAACATTCCGGCGACGACAAAGCTGTCAAATCGAGCCTACGAGGCTGAGCTACTTCACCTACAGGGCGAACTGGTGAAGTTGCAACGTTGGGTCAAAGAGAACGGTGAGCGAATAGTCATCATATTCGAGGGGCGCGATGCCGCTGGCAAAGGCGGAACCATCAAGCGCATCACCGAGTATCTTTCACCCCGCGTCGCCCGGGTCGCAGCTCTACCCGCACCAACCGAACGCGAGCAGACTCAGTGGTACTTCCAACGCTACATTGCCCACTTGCCGGCAGCGGGAGAGATTGTTTTGTTTGATCGCTCCTGGTACAACCGGGCGGGAGTTGAGAAGGTTATGGGCTTTTGCACCCCGAGGGAAAGCATGCTGTTTATGCGCCAGTGCCCCATCTTCGAACAGATGTTGATTGAGGATGGAATCCATCTTCGCAAGTACTGGTTTTCTGTCTCAGACAAGATGCAGTACAAACGATTTAGGAAGCGATTGGATGACCCGCTTCGACAGTGGAAGCTCTCTCCCATGGACCTTGAGTCGATCACCAGATGGGAAGAATACTCGCGTGCTAAGGACGAGATGATGGTCCATACCGACACCCCAACCTCGCCCTGGTTCCACGTGCACTCGGACTCGAAGAAGGCCGCGCGCCTCAATATGATTCACCATCTGTTGGACTCGTTGCCGTACGAGGAGCTTCCCTCGCCAGAGCCGATCATCATGCCTGAACGCCCCGAAGGGTTCGGCTACCGCAGGCCGTCCGTGTCTGTATCGAACTATGTCCCCGACTACGCCGCAACGATCAGAAAACCGGCACGAGGCACACCATTGCACGACACTGAGGACTAG
- a CDS encoding hemolysin family protein — protein MSSSLMDQDTWLNILLVVVFVLIGGVFAATELALVSLRQGQIDRMENEGGRAARTASLARDPNRFLAAVQIGVTVMGFLSAAFGAATLAPDFAPLLVQIGMSESVAATVSLVLLTLFIAYLSLVFGELVPKRIALQYTEKVAKLLGPPLDYFARLMRPVVWLLSVSTNGVVRLLGGDPDARGEEMTEEELRTIVAGHQSLSPDERKILTDVMDTGDRTLEEVMTPRPSVTFMPADLTVGEAREVILNAPYSRYPVVGENFDDVLGFLHVRDLLGASEEQRVRSLMREVLLLPATNRVLPVLTQMRAEGMHIAVVVDEYGGTDGIITLEDLVEELVGEIRDEYDPNVPLFMRTSEGILRVNAGLTIEEFQEVTGVELEDGEYETAAGYVLERLGRLAKVGDEVDVAGTRIEVAAVQGHRILVLDVAKRSGPNTKTGGMAPGPVPR, from the coding sequence ATGTCGAGCAGCCTGATGGACCAAGATACTTGGCTCAATATTCTGCTGGTCGTCGTCTTTGTGCTCATTGGCGGTGTTTTTGCCGCGACTGAACTGGCGCTTGTGTCACTACGCCAAGGTCAGATCGACCGCATGGAGAACGAGGGGGGACGCGCCGCTCGAACAGCGTCCCTTGCACGGGACCCCAATCGATTCCTCGCCGCAGTTCAGATCGGCGTCACAGTTATGGGATTTCTTTCCGCAGCGTTCGGTGCGGCAACTCTGGCCCCGGACTTCGCGCCGCTACTGGTGCAAATTGGAATGTCCGAGTCGGTTGCCGCCACAGTTTCCCTTGTTCTGCTGACGCTGTTCATCGCCTACCTTTCATTGGTTTTTGGCGAACTGGTTCCAAAACGAATCGCGCTCCAGTACACGGAGAAGGTCGCCAAGTTACTCGGGCCACCCCTTGACTACTTTGCGCGGCTAATGCGGCCGGTCGTCTGGTTGCTCTCCGTTTCGACGAATGGAGTGGTACGGCTACTGGGCGGGGACCCGGACGCTCGCGGCGAGGAGATGACTGAGGAAGAACTCAGGACTATCGTTGCGGGTCATCAATCGCTGAGTCCCGATGAACGGAAGATCCTCACAGACGTGATGGACACCGGGGACCGGACACTGGAAGAAGTCATGACGCCTCGTCCAAGTGTGACCTTTATGCCGGCGGATCTGACTGTTGGGGAAGCGCGTGAGGTGATCCTAAATGCACCGTACTCGCGCTACCCGGTTGTGGGAGAGAACTTCGACGATGTGCTCGGATTTCTGCACGTGCGTGATCTTCTGGGAGCTTCCGAGGAACAGCGCGTTAGAAGCCTGATGCGAGAGGTCCTGCTACTTCCCGCCACCAATCGCGTGCTACCGGTGCTGACACAGATGCGTGCCGAAGGAATGCATATCGCCGTGGTGGTGGATGAGTATGGCGGCACGGACGGCATCATTACTCTCGAAGATTTGGTCGAGGAGCTAGTTGGGGAAATTCGCGACGAGTACGATCCGAACGTGCCGCTCTTTATGAGGACGAGCGAAGGCATTCTCAGGGTTAATGCTGGACTCACGATTGAGGAGTTTCAGGAAGTTACCGGGGTTGAACTAGAAGATGGAGAGTACGAGACCGCTGCCGGCTACGTCTTAGAGAGGCTCGGGCGCCTCGCAAAGGTGGGGGATGAGGTGGACGTGGCGGGAACTCGGATTGAGGTTGCGGCGGTGCAGGGCCATCGGATTCTCGTGCTGGATGTTGCGAAACGGTCGGGACCCAACACGAAAACGGGGGGCATGGCGCCCGGTCCTGTCCCTCGGTGA
- a CDS encoding MarR family transcriptional regulator, with product MNQELNEKMMQTIGLLRYQRRQARRASDVRSDPSQGQGRVLAALKLQDKIATKDLAYVLGLHPASLNETLAKLTKEGYITREQSPEDGRVMLVKLTDKGRALQQQGHPSPLGNVFDCLDQSEQANMAGYLDRVNAALKNQLGVDEDFDPSALRRHGHGRGDHGPGSDHDRRHQDGEHGGRGGRGPHGEGRRRGPRGDDRGRGRRDDRNHGPHRGTGPGGFPPEDFPQNGTDPEN from the coding sequence GTGAATCAGGAACTAAACGAAAAAATGATGCAAACTATTGGACTACTGCGATACCAACGCAGGCAGGCACGCAGAGCAAGTGATGTAAGGTCCGACCCGTCGCAGGGGCAAGGCCGAGTGCTCGCAGCCCTGAAACTTCAAGACAAGATCGCTACCAAAGATCTTGCCTATGTGCTGGGACTGCACCCCGCGTCGCTAAATGAGACATTGGCAAAGCTGACCAAAGAAGGGTACATAACCCGCGAGCAGTCTCCAGAAGATGGCCGCGTCATGCTAGTCAAGCTGACCGACAAAGGACGTGCCCTGCAGCAGCAAGGACACCCTTCGCCTCTTGGCAATGTGTTCGATTGCCTCGATCAGTCAGAGCAAGCAAACATGGCAGGCTACCTCGACCGAGTAAATGCCGCTCTGAAGAATCAACTTGGCGTCGACGAGGACTTCGACCCCTCTGCCCTGCGCCGACACGGACATGGTCGAGGAGACCACGGACCCGGCTCTGATCATGACCGTCGTCACCAAGATGGAGAACATGGAGGTAGGGGCGGACGTGGCCCTCATGGCGAAGGCAGACGCCGCGGTCCTCGCGGAGACGATCGAGGGCGAGGCCGACGCGACGATCGAAATCACGGTCCTCACCGAGGGACTGGACCGGGTGGATTCCCTCCCGAAGATTTCCCCCAGAACGGCACTGATCCCGAGAACTAA
- a CDS encoding methyltransferase, with amino-acid sequence MVDKQDKIERVEFPYQLLRRWPDAEAENLCASDATDRLLIDLAAPTIRSAAPGSVVIIGDRYGALTLATLSLGATGVRVHQDSFAGQLALAANEEALRGSGTHARIGSDRSTLDEMPPPAEGGPVGEAVGNGVQIKRWLGNEAATEGAQAEGRPMGRPVDGEPRVSEGSAGSPAVEAVLADREFTGYPLDSSLLTDARVVLIQLPKDLDQFEHWIRLVAAYAAKDVRVYAGGRTKHMTKAMNQVLERFFSNVSASRARQKSRVLFASNLRLPRPDATDAFAETYDRDLDLWVCSVPGSFASGKVDHGSRFLIDFIRTLPEPRPESQLVAADLGCGTGVLATVLVRSRPLGLSTGCHVIATDRSAAAVKSAQATLRKNVPDGDWEVRQDNALSQQADHSLDLIVCNPPFHSDAAVSTELSELLFADAARVLKPGGIMLTVFNSHLPHRRSLERMVGPTKQLGRNSKFTVTQSIKR; translated from the coding sequence ATGGTCGACAAACAAGACAAAATAGAGCGTGTGGAGTTTCCCTATCAACTCCTTCGGCGTTGGCCCGATGCTGAGGCTGAGAACCTGTGTGCCTCTGACGCGACTGACCGCTTGCTTATCGACCTGGCTGCGCCGACTATCCGCAGTGCGGCACCCGGTTCTGTGGTAATCATTGGTGATCGATACGGAGCCCTAACCCTTGCTACGCTCTCTCTCGGCGCGACCGGAGTGCGGGTTCACCAGGACTCCTTCGCCGGACAACTAGCTCTGGCGGCGAACGAGGAGGCTCTGCGTGGTTCTGGAACGCATGCGCGTATCGGCTCCGATCGCTCAACTCTGGACGAGATGCCTCCTCCTGCAGAGGGCGGCCCTGTGGGTGAGGCCGTAGGAAACGGAGTCCAAATAAAGAGATGGCTCGGGAACGAAGCCGCGACGGAAGGAGCGCAAGCAGAGGGCAGGCCTATGGGTCGCCCGGTGGACGGTGAGCCTCGGGTCAGCGAGGGGTCCGCCGGTTCGCCTGCGGTGGAGGCGGTTCTTGCTGACCGTGAGTTCACGGGCTACCCACTTGACTCATCTTTGCTCACGGATGCTCGGGTAGTGCTGATTCAGCTTCCCAAGGATCTGGATCAGTTTGAGCACTGGATTCGGCTGGTTGCGGCCTACGCTGCTAAAGATGTTCGGGTCTATGCGGGTGGGCGTACTAAACATATGACCAAGGCGATGAACCAGGTCTTAGAAAGGTTCTTCTCCAATGTCTCTGCGTCGCGTGCGCGCCAGAAGTCTAGGGTGTTGTTTGCATCAAACCTGCGACTACCTCGACCGGATGCTACAGACGCTTTCGCCGAGACCTACGACCGCGACCTGGACCTCTGGGTCTGCTCTGTCCCGGGATCGTTTGCTTCGGGGAAGGTAGATCATGGCTCCCGGTTCCTGATTGATTTCATCAGGACGCTTCCCGAACCAAGACCGGAGAGCCAATTAGTCGCTGCAGATCTGGGTTGTGGGACTGGTGTGCTTGCGACTGTCCTTGTCCGGTCCCGTCCCCTCGGCTTAAGCACGGGCTGCCACGTGATTGCGACAGATCGCTCAGCCGCGGCGGTGAAATCCGCGCAAGCCACTCTGAGAAAGAATGTGCCCGACGGCGATTGGGAGGTGCGCCAGGACAACGCGCTGTCTCAACAGGCCGATCACAGTCTTGATCTGATTGTTTGCAATCCTCCGTTTCACTCGGACGCGGCCGTCTCGACTGAACTTTCGGAACTACTATTCGCGGATGCAGCGAGAGTCCTGAAGCCCGGAGGAATCATGTTGACAGTCTTCAACTCGCACCTTCCGCATCGAAGAAGCCTTGAGCGCATGGTTGGTCCGACTAAACAGTTGGGACGCAACTCAAAGTTTACGGTCACACAGTCCATCAAGAGGTAG
- a CDS encoding TetR/AcrR family transcriptional regulator: MARRLAPDERRDLILRQTRQMITEEGTGGLSFRAVARYCGMSAPGVLHYFDGLTPLLEAVLDQREEEERAAFLAAIPDNPTLLEWADTVVKVSMSRAKENRSFDIMEAQALGSPEHPAYGWYARKSRHLDETIELAKKDYPRDPEAVLTVLGTVVDGLRFSWIRSTEISDYASDWKQVRDTVFAGFEQYRA; encoded by the coding sequence ATGGCACGCCGACTGGCACCCGATGAAAGACGCGACCTCATACTGCGCCAAACGCGGCAAATGATTACCGAAGAGGGGACTGGAGGACTCAGTTTCCGGGCAGTTGCACGCTATTGCGGGATGAGCGCCCCCGGCGTATTGCACTATTTTGACGGCCTAACCCCCCTACTCGAAGCCGTTCTGGACCAGCGCGAAGAAGAAGAGCGCGCGGCCTTCCTCGCGGCGATTCCCGATAATCCCACACTGCTGGAATGGGCGGACACGGTTGTAAAGGTTTCAATGTCCAGGGCAAAGGAGAACCGCAGCTTCGACATCATGGAAGCACAGGCCTTGGGCTCTCCGGAACACCCTGCTTACGGATGGTATGCACGAAAGTCCCGACATCTTGACGAGACGATTGAGCTAGCCAAGAAAGACTATCCTCGTGACCCCGAGGCAGTGCTCACTGTGCTCGGAACGGTTGTTGACGGCCTCCGCTTTAGCTGGATACGCTCGACCGAAATCTCGGACTACGCATCAGACTGGAAGCAGGTGCGTGACACCGTCTTCGCTGGGTTCGAACAGTACCGGGCATAA
- a CDS encoding excalibur calcium-binding domain-containing protein — protein MKRKLILSVIPLFLISSLVAGCTDEDELVEPATQQSSTIHRFADSDVAEEEAQSAAEAAKREAEAEAQKKAEEEAARASAEAEAARVAAEEEAARVAAEQEAARVAAEAEAVRVAEQQATENVYYKNCSAARAAGAAPVYAGSPGYGTHLDRDGDGIGCE, from the coding sequence ATGAAGCGTAAACTCATTCTTTCTGTAATTCCTCTATTCCTGATCTCGTCGTTGGTCGCGGGGTGCACGGACGAAGACGAGTTGGTTGAGCCAGCCACGCAGCAGAGCAGTACGATCCACCGGTTCGCTGATAGTGACGTCGCGGAAGAAGAGGCTCAGTCCGCTGCGGAGGCTGCTAAACGAGAAGCAGAAGCGGAAGCTCAGAAGAAGGCTGAGGAAGAAGCCGCCAGAGCTTCAGCGGAAGCAGAAGCAGCGCGTGTGGCTGCGGAAGAAGAGGCAGCTCGCGTAGCTGCTGAGCAGGAGGCAGCAAGGGTTGCAGCGGAAGCAGAAGCAGTCAGAGTTGCAGAGCAGCAGGCGACCGAAAACGTCTACTACAAGAACTGCAGTGCTGCTCGAGCCGCTGGTGCCGCTCCCGTTTATGCGGGCAGCCCGGGCTACGGAACGCACCTGGACCGGGACGGCGACGGCATCGGGTGTGAGTAA
- a CDS encoding serine/threonine-protein kinase yields MRPETSTPPPPSSSGGWVGGYHLIEPIGSGGSGTVWRATDEGGATVALKLLHPSLAHTDAARRRLLRETRLVNSVKGDGVARVLDIEIDAFSPFVVTELIEGPTLEASVKGEGTENQGKGDPFDAEELAALAANLAGIIDRIHSAGIAHRDLKPSNIILSDDGPVLIDFGIAQGEGDARLTTTGGLQGTPGYVSPELLRASDPDAENWKRGDWFGWAAVLCFAATGRHPFGSGNTEAVLHRVFTGEVDVEGLPLRLGAIFARALGPDSGNRPTPEELIAELDSNPWDEGSQTTLLTGGGEPFGETQVLGSQPTQVPDLTLPVSIPAHWRTTSTPVAQVSPTSPDRASLPWQTPGTRPAQADQFPTSGPQTQPSYRGQPSFQDSIPQSSYEGAADPGLSGAEFSWLQNMQYRHPRPKSAPLLSALLLGLFAWVGALAGSGWLALPLVLLLVGAMAGRVEEGIAQRRETHGGPRPSDPTVAAAASPWYLLLSVATLVPGVAAGVLAFLLSGSVGEVIVQAAARTPVDGLSFWRWASGALESQRPDLLVLGVATWLGVIVAWAVPWSQWARMGLSRWFTFAAPGRIARGIWGLGMLALVLVLMSVAVVGGPR; encoded by the coding sequence ATGAGACCTGAAACCTCCACTCCACCGCCCCCGAGTTCATCGGGTGGATGGGTTGGCGGTTATCACCTGATTGAACCAATTGGCTCAGGAGGGTCTGGAACCGTGTGGCGGGCAACGGATGAGGGGGGTGCCACGGTGGCACTGAAACTACTTCACCCCTCCCTCGCCCACACAGATGCAGCCAGGCGAAGGCTACTGCGCGAAACCCGCCTAGTGAACAGCGTCAAAGGGGACGGAGTCGCTCGCGTGCTCGACATTGAGATCGATGCCTTCAGCCCTTTCGTTGTCACGGAACTGATCGAAGGGCCGACCCTTGAAGCGTCGGTGAAGGGTGAGGGCACTGAGAACCAGGGTAAGGGCGACCCATTCGACGCCGAAGAACTCGCGGCCCTGGCCGCCAATCTGGCGGGAATTATCGACCGCATTCACTCGGCGGGAATCGCTCATCGCGACCTAAAGCCCTCGAACATTATCCTCAGCGACGACGGTCCGGTGCTCATTGACTTCGGGATCGCGCAGGGCGAGGGAGACGCCCGACTAACCACCACTGGCGGACTACAGGGAACGCCGGGCTACGTCTCACCGGAGCTGCTACGCGCGTCGGACCCTGACGCCGAGAACTGGAAACGCGGGGATTGGTTTGGCTGGGCCGCCGTGCTCTGTTTTGCTGCGACGGGACGACATCCATTTGGCTCAGGAAACACCGAAGCGGTTCTGCACCGCGTCTTTACGGGCGAGGTTGACGTCGAAGGGCTCCCCCTGCGCCTCGGCGCCATATTCGCGCGCGCTTTGGGACCCGACAGTGGGAACCGGCCTACCCCGGAGGAGCTCATTGCCGAACTGGATAGCAACCCTTGGGATGAGGGAAGCCAGACTACGCTCCTCACCGGCGGAGGCGAGCCTTTCGGCGAAACTCAAGTGCTCGGTTCGCAGCCCACTCAAGTTCCAGACCTGACACTCCCGGTCTCCATCCCAGCACACTGGCGAACTACCAGCACGCCGGTGGCCCAGGTCAGCCCAACATCTCCCGACCGCGCTTCCCTCCCCTGGCAAACTCCTGGGACCCGACCGGCTCAAGCGGACCAATTCCCGACCTCAGGGCCCCAGACACAGCCTTCGTACCGGGGTCAGCCCTCCTTCCAGGACTCGATCCCGCAGTCCTCGTACGAGGGCGCCGCAGATCCAGGACTCTCAGGGGCCGAGTTCTCGTGGCTTCAGAACATGCAGTACCGCCATCCACGCCCAAAGTCTGCACCTCTGCTCTCTGCTTTGTTACTGGGCCTGTTTGCCTGGGTGGGCGCGTTAGCAGGGTCTGGATGGCTGGCGCTTCCCCTCGTGCTGCTTCTCGTCGGTGCGATGGCAGGACGGGTCGAGGAGGGGATTGCGCAGCGACGGGAAACGCATGGAGGACCGCGCCCCTCGGACCCGACAGTCGCGGCAGCCGCCTCCCCCTGGTACTTACTACTGTCCGTCGCAACGTTGGTTCCGGGAGTAGCCGCCGGAGTCCTCGCTTTCCTGCTGAGCGGATCGGTTGGAGAGGTGATTGTTCAGGCTGCGGCCAGAACGCCGGTAGACGGACTCAGCTTCTGGCGATGGGCCTCCGGCGCCCTCGAATCGCAAAGACCGGATCTGCTTGTGCTTGGCGTGGCAACCTGGCTCGGCGTGATCGTAGCGTGGGCAGTGCCCTGGTCGCAGTGGGCAAGGATGGGTCTTTCTCGCTGGTTCACATTCGCTGCGCCGGGTCGCATCGCAAGGGGAATCTGGGGATTGGGGATGCTTGCCCTCGTCCTAGTGTTGATGAGCGTCGCGGTCGTCGGTGGCCCAAGGTAG
- the ugpC gene encoding sn-glycerol-3-phosphate ABC transporter ATP-binding protein UgpC: protein MASVTFDNATRIYPGSDHPAVDKLNLEVGDGEFLVLVGPSGCGKSTSLRMLAGLEDVNSGRILIGDRDVTNVQPKNRDIAMVFQNYALYPHMTVRDNMGFALKIAGRPKAEINERVLEAAKILDLEPYLDRKPKALSGGQRQRVAMGRAIVRKPQVFLMDEPLSNLDAKLRVQTRTQIASLQRSLGVTTVYVTHDQTEALTMGDRIAVMKDGILQQVGTPRDMYEEPANKFVAGFIGSPAMNLATFTVDGDAAVLAGAKVPLSRATLDALTPEDDGKIVIGFRPEGLKRAAEDAKYTIPIGVDLVEELGSDAYVYGHLLGVDDKDAVAGVPSQQFVVRVAPNSAPSAGSVMHVEIIEGQEHVFSEATGERLPS, encoded by the coding sequence ATGGCAAGTGTAACTTTTGACAACGCTACCCGAATCTACCCGGGTTCGGATCACCCGGCTGTTGACAAGCTAAACCTGGAAGTTGGGGACGGAGAGTTCCTGGTTCTGGTTGGTCCTTCCGGTTGTGGTAAATCCACCTCGCTTCGTATGCTTGCAGGCCTTGAAGATGTTAACTCGGGTCGCATTCTTATCGGTGACCGCGACGTCACCAACGTTCAGCCAAAGAACCGCGATATTGCGATGGTTTTCCAGAACTACGCGCTGTACCCGCACATGACCGTGCGTGACAACATGGGCTTCGCCCTGAAGATTGCTGGTCGTCCGAAGGCGGAGATCAACGAGCGCGTCCTTGAGGCGGCCAAGATTCTTGACCTTGAGCCCTACCTTGATCGCAAGCCTAAGGCTCTGTCTGGTGGGCAGAGGCAGCGTGTCGCGATGGGTCGAGCCATCGTTCGTAAGCCACAGGTATTCCTCATGGATGAGCCGCTGTCGAACCTGGACGCGAAGCTCCGCGTTCAGACCCGTACGCAAATTGCCTCGCTACAGCGTTCACTCGGTGTAACCACCGTCTACGTCACTCACGACCAGACTGAGGCTCTGACCATGGGTGATCGTATTGCTGTCATGAAAGACGGTATTCTGCAGCAGGTCGGTACCCCGCGTGATATGTACGAAGAGCCAGCTAACAAGTTTGTCGCGGGCTTCATCGGATCGCCGGCCATGAACCTGGCGACCTTCACCGTTGACGGAGACGCTGCGGTTCTTGCGGGCGCTAAGGTTCCGCTGAGCCGCGCCACTCTTGATGCGCTCACCCCTGAGGATGACGGCAAGATTGTAATCGGCTTCCGTCCAGAGGGTCTGAAGCGTGCTGCTGAGGATGCCAAGTACACCATCCCGATTGGGGTAGACCTGGTTGAGGAACTCGGCTCTGACGCCTACGTCTACGGACACCTGCTAGGTGTCGACGACAAGGATGCTGTTGCTGGTGTGCCTTCGCAGCAGTTTGTCGTGCGTGTCGCTCCGAACAGCGCCCCGTCGGCCGGCTCCGTTATGCATGTTGAGATTATCGAGGGCCAGGAGCACGTCTTCTCCGAGGCAACCGGTGAGCGTCTTCCCTCCTAA